One Triticum dicoccoides isolate Atlit2015 ecotype Zavitan chromosome 5B, WEW_v2.0, whole genome shotgun sequence genomic window carries:
- the LOC119312832 gene encoding CRIB domain-containing protein RIC4-like produces the protein MKDRRGGAGFPFSIGCMSQSAVAVAHPLGKKPPAPAPQPQADNPSSSTTTTATAQERGAGEESSEDKARTAAAAAAGTVTAGVQRLLRGIKTFFAAYDVDEEEDDEEQEIVIGYPTDVQHVGHIGWDGINKVGGMGVGVGMAGAFSLPSSLSLRQLEIAMDPGAGSTTCIN, from the exons ATGAAGGACCGACGCGGCGGCGCTGGATTCCCCTTCTCCATCGGCTGCATGTCGCAGTCCGCCGTGGCCGTCGCCCACCCGCTCGGTAAGAAGCCACCAGCACCGGCGCCGCAGCCGCAGGCCGACAACCCTTCTTCCTCCACCACGACGACGGCCACCGCACAGG AGAGAGGCGCCGGAGAAGAAAGCAGCGAGGACAAGGCGagaaccgcggcggcggcggcggcagggaccgtCACGGCCGGGGTGCAGCGGCTGCTCAGGGGAATCAAGACCTTCTTCGCGGCGTACGACGTCGATgaagaggaggacgacgaggagcaGGAGATCGTGATCGGGTACCCCACCGACGTGCAGCACGTCGGACACATCGGCTGGGACGGGATCAACAAGGTGGGCGGCATGGGCGTGGGCGTGGGCATGGCCGGCGCCTTCTCCCTGccatcctccctctccctccgccaGCTCGAGATCGCCATGGACCCCGGCGCTGGCAGCACCACCTGCATCAACTGA
- the LOC119306771 gene encoding arginine decarboxylase-like: MSMLLLPPSSSRSIAPPPAVRSPCAPRSLRTGSPRRHAIARCDTSRTTPRISETEATLAQPSAAVQGATAPLVQALKSTAAQDVSCFHFPGHNRGKAAPSSLSNLVGMGAFLHDLPELPELDDLFYPKGVILDAQNQAARLFGSSKTWFLVNGSTCGIQAAVMATCSPCDYIIIPRNCHISVISALVLSGAVPKYIVPEYNSAWDIAGGVTPSQVDKALKELEKDGKKVGAVLVTSPTYHGICSDVQGVVDVCHPLHIPVIVDEAHGAHFRFHHSFPSTAIEQGADLAVQSTHKVLSSLTQSSMLHMAGGLVDADKVSQCLQLLQSSSPSYLLLSSLDAARAQLSENSKSFDDSVAMALETKDQLMVIPGLSVLDLSCFASDFPAIDPLRITFSASGLHLSGYEADDILEEHRIVCELVGTQAVTFAVNLGTRRQDVQKLVQCAKYLSDKYMSANESRFSKHNYVRSPLDKFSVKLTPRQAFFTKKRRVCIEDSLGEICGELICPYPPGIPVLIPGEVVTQDSLSYLLNVRDQGMTISGAADGELKSIMVCNL, from the exons ATGTCcatgcttcttcttcctccgagCAGCAGCAGAAGCATAGCGCCTCCTCCGGCCGTCCGCTCCCCGTGCGCGCCACGATCTCTACGCACG GGATCACCCAGGCGACATGCCATAGCACGGTGTGACACTTCACGGACCACGCCAAGAATATCTGAAACTGAAGCTACGCTTGCTCAACCTTCAGCAGCTGTCCAAGGTGCTACTGCCCCTCTGGTTCAGGCACTGAAATCAACTGCAGCCCAAGACGTGTCCTGCTTTCACTTCCCTGGACACAACCGAGGGAAAGCTGCTCCGTCGTCGTTGTCGAACCTTGTTGGCATGGGAGCGTTTTTACACGACTTGCCCGAGCTACCTGAGCTCGACGACCTCTTCTACCCCAAGGGTGtgatcttggatgctcagaaccagGCAGCTCGACTGTTTGGTTCATCTAAGACGTGGTTCCTGGTCAACGGAAGTACCTGCGGAATCCAGGCTGCAGTGATGGCCACCTGCTCCCCTTGTGACTACATCATTATACCTCGGAACTGTCACATCTCAGTGATCTCTGCCCTGGTTCTGTCCGGTGCTGTGCCTAAGTATATAGTACCAGAGTACAATTCTGCGTGGGACATTGCTGGTGGTGTTACACCGTCACAGGTGGATAAAGCACTGAAGGAGCTTGAGAAGGATGGCAAGAAAGTAGGTGCTGTTCTTGTTACTTCACCGACCTACCATGGCATATGCAGCGATGTGCAAGGTGTCGTCGATGTTTGCCATCCCTTACACATTCCGGTTATAGTTGATGAGGCTCATGGTGCACACTTCAGGTTCCATCACAGTTTTCCAAGCACGGCGATTGAGCAAGGTGCTGACTTAGCTGTGCAATCCACGCACAAGGTTCTGAGCTCTCTTACACAGTCCTCGATGCTTCACATGGCTGGAGGTCTGGTTGATGCAGATAAAGTGAGCCAATGCCTCCAGTTGCTCCAGAGCTCAAGCCCGAGTTACCTACTACTGTCGTCTTTAGATGCTGCAAGAGCTCAGTTGAGCGAGAACTCGAAATCTTTTGATGACTCGGTGGCTATGGCTTTAGAAACAAAAGATCAGCTGATGGTAATCCCAGGGTTATCTGTGCTGGACTTGTCATGCTTTGCTTCCGACTTCCCTGCCATTGATCCTTTGCGTATCACATTCAGTGCTTCAGGTCTACATTTATCTGGATATGAAGCAGATGACATTTTAGAAGAGCATCGAATTGTATGTGAGCTCGTCGGAACACAGGCGGTGACGTTTGCAGTCAACTTAGGGACCAGAAGGCAAGATGTTCAGAAGCTTGTACAGTGTGCaaaatatctctcggataaatacaTGTCTGCAAACGAATCAAGATTTAGTAAGCATAACTATGTTCGTAGCCCATTGGACAAGTTCTCTGTGAAGCTGACTCCAAGACAGGCCTTCTTTACAAAGAAAAGGAGAGTATGCATTGAGGACAGCCTTGGGGAGATTTGTGGTGAGCTTATCTGCCCGTATCCACCAGGCATCCCTGTGCTGATACCCGGTGAGGTCGTAACTCAGGATTCGCTGTCTTACTTACTAAACGTCAGAGACCAGGGCATGACAATCAGTGGAGCAGCTGATGGTGAACTCAAGTCTATCATGGTATGCAACTTGTGA